The Helicobacter sp. MIT 99-5507 genome includes a region encoding these proteins:
- a CDS encoding aminotransferase class III-fold pyridoxal phosphate-dependent enzyme → MDNLEQIDKEYVLHTYSRDYTEFEHGENAKIYDKQGFCYIDFTAGIGVNSLGHNNKNLVESISNQAKMLHLSNLFAIPQQAKLAKRLVELSKDKMRVFFSNSGLEANECSIKIARLYGESTNRFDIITLKNSFHGRSIATLKACGQDKMHKHFAPFPSGFLYANDISDAINIASNKKNVIAIMLELIQGEGGVKAMPKDEIKNLESWCKKNDVLLIVDEVQSGIYRSGDFLTSQIYGIKPDIISLAKGLGGGVPIGATMTSKIDIFKVGDHGSTFGGNLLSCAAALCVLETLESYKNSGNLDNNIKYFDEKLEQICKDNQNIFIHTSGLGFMQGIKVKNDELLALIIKKAKQNGVLVLKSGNATLRLLPPLTITKDEIDKGFQSLQNALNEINAEI, encoded by the coding sequence TTGGATAACCTAGAGCAAATAGATAAAGAGTATGTCCTACATACATATAGCAGGGATTATACAGAGTTTGAACATGGAGAAAATGCTAAAATCTATGATAAGCAAGGATTTTGCTATATTGATTTTACTGCTGGAATTGGTGTAAATAGCCTTGGGCATAACAATAAAAATCTAGTAGAGAGCATATCAAATCAAGCAAAAATGTTGCATCTATCAAATCTATTTGCTATCCCACAACAAGCAAAACTAGCAAAGAGGTTGGTAGAATTATCAAAAGATAAAATGCGAGTTTTTTTTTCAAATTCTGGGCTAGAAGCAAATGAATGTAGTATAAAAATCGCAAGGCTGTATGGCGAATCTACAAATCGTTTTGATATTATTACGCTAAAAAATAGCTTTCATGGGCGAAGTATTGCTACATTAAAGGCTTGCGGACAAGATAAAATGCACAAACATTTTGCACCATTTCCAAGTGGATTTTTATACGCAAATGATATAAGTGATGCTATCAATATTGCAAGCAATAAAAAAAATGTAATAGCTATAATGCTAGAGCTAATCCAAGGTGAGGGTGGCGTAAAGGCAATGCCAAAAGATGAAATAAAGAATCTAGAATCTTGGTGTAAAAAAAATGATGTTTTGCTAATAGTTGATGAAGTCCAAAGTGGCATCTATCGTAGCGGAGATTTTTTAACTTCACAAATCTATGGAATAAAGCCTGATATCATTAGCCTTGCAAAAGGGCTTGGTGGTGGAGTGCCAATTGGTGCAACAATGACTTCTAAAATAGATATATTTAAAGTAGGCGACCATGGAAGCACATTTGGTGGGAATCTACTCTCTTGTGCAGCTGCTTTGTGTGTATTAGAGACTTTAGAATCTTATAAAAATAGTGGGAATCTTGATAATAATATTAAGTATTTTGATGAAAAATTAGAACAAATTTGCAAAGATAATCAAAATATTTTTATACACACTAGCGGACTTGGTTTTATGCAAGGGATTAAAGTAAAAAATGATGAATTATTAGCACTCATCATAAAAAAAGCAAAGCAAAATGGCGTTTTAGTGCTAAAATCTGGCAATGCAACGCTTAGATTATTGCCACCGCTTACAATCACAAAAGATGAAATAGACAAAGGTTTTCAATCTTTACAAAATGCACTAAATGAAATAAATGCAGAGATTTGA
- the petA gene encoding ubiquinol-cytochrome c reductase iron-sulfur subunit → MEENVNRRDFLGMSLAAVAAVGAGATIFAMKKTWDPLPNVVSGGFTTVDISQIEKGELKTFEWRGQPVYVLKKDSGSEKIEGRDFEINGELYTVGLQVCTHLGCIPTYEKDKKEFLCACHGGQFNSSGVNKKGTPPTRPMEIPPFNIDGTKLVFGEEGDIYKQLTNKA, encoded by the coding sequence ATGGAAGAAAATGTCAATAGACGCGATTTTCTTGGTATGAGCTTAGCAGCAGTTGCGGCAGTTGGTGCTGGTGCAACAATATTTGCTATGAAAAAGACTTGGGATCCACTTCCTAATGTTGTATCAGGTGGATTTACAACAGTTGATATATCACAGATAGAAAAAGGGGAGCTAAAGACTTTTGAATGGCGTGGGCAACCTGTCTATGTTCTAAAAAAAGATAGTGGTTCTGAAAAGATAGAAGGTAGAGATTTTGAAATAAATGGCGAGCTTTATACAGTCGGCTTGCAGGTATGCACTCATCTTGGTTGTATTCCTACATATGAAAAAGATAAAAAAGAGTTTTTGTGTGCATGTCATGGCGGGCAGTTTAACTCTTCAGGAGTGAATAAAAAAGGCACACCACCAACACGACCTATGGAAATCCCACCATTTAATATTGATGGCACAAAATTAGTATTTGGTGAAGAAGGTGATATCTACAAACAGCTAACAAACAAA
- a CDS encoding phosphatidylinositol-specific phospholipase C yields MKIIKLFIFIFIFHNIMFAHYDTAYWNEYAATQYRSGWMDWLPDEMLLSDLSLPGSHDTMTGGVKLKGHDIARTQAMNLREQLISGIRVIDIRAKHNGNSFPIYHGIVNLGVDFGEVLRIVRDFLRQNPTESIFMRFKQENSSASDTEMEKLFKKYYDSYKDIFWVNTSGTTNPKVGDFRGKLVLLSDVLSLNQYGLSYRYINKQDDYHLNANWDLYAKWDKIKAQFNRSNNSSGTIYMNYLSGSGGSFPYFVASGHSSPGTGAGRLVTGLTEPGWKGVYPDFPRGAWFGVIATIYFEGTNTLTADYLKKHKIALAGMVMADFPGERLINSIINCNLVKMQQKDLKKRDNRAKAILTRQSY; encoded by the coding sequence ATGAAAATTATAAAATTATTTATATTTATATTTATATTTCATAATATAATGTTTGCACATTATGATACAGCATATTGGAATGAATACGCTGCTACACAATATCGCTCAGGATGGATGGACTGGCTTCCAGATGAAATGCTTTTGAGTGACTTATCATTACCAGGTTCGCATGATACAATGACAGGGGGAGTAAAACTAAAAGGGCATGATATAGCAAGAACACAAGCGATGAATTTACGCGAACAGCTAATAAGCGGGATTCGAGTGATTGATATTCGTGCAAAACACAATGGTAATTCTTTTCCTATCTATCACGGGATTGTGAATTTAGGTGTAGATTTTGGAGAAGTCTTAAGGATTGTGCGAGATTTTCTAAGACAGAATCCTACAGAAAGCATTTTTATGAGATTTAAACAAGAAAACTCTAGTGCAAGTGACACTGAAATGGAGAAATTATTTAAAAAATATTATGATAGTTACAAAGATATTTTTTGGGTAAATACAAGTGGAACTACCAATCCAAAAGTAGGTGATTTTCGTGGTAAATTAGTATTATTATCTGATGTTTTATCGCTTAATCAATATGGTTTATCTTATAGATATATTAATAAACAAGATGATTATCATCTTAATGCAAATTGGGATCTATACGCAAAATGGGATAAAATCAAAGCACAATTCAATAGATCAAATAATAGTTCTGGAACAATCTATATGAATTATCTAAGTGGCTCTGGCGGAAGTTTTCCATATTTCGTAGCAAGCGGTCATTCATCACCTGGCACTGGTGCAGGAAGATTAGTCACTGGACTTACTGAACCAGGTTGGAAAGGAGTATATCCTGATTTTCCACGTGGTGCATGGTTTGGTGTGATTGCAACTATATACTTTGAGGGGACAAACACACTTACAGCAGATTATTTAAAAAAGCATAAAATTGCCTTAGCAGGTATGGTTATGGCTGATTTCCCTGGAGAGAGATTAATTAATAGTATCATCAATTGCAATTTGGTGAAAATGCAACAAAAAGATTTGAAAAAACGTGACAATAGGGCAAAAGCTATATTAACACGTCAATCCTATTAA
- a CDS encoding SAM-dependent methyltransferase, with translation MQRFDDFFLSWVNGYYKNTSIGRDFYTAVSASRFFGGAIAKYILKNLENENLKLPLNIIEFGANNLNLINDIYDFLDALSVGVIENCNFIAVESNKINKPQNKIKIIKNIKELKNLEWNCFFVANEFFDALPCNLYDNKKIAYINDNKIEFLQNIIDKNIVEIAKKEGITRGEIPISYFYFCKELDSINTNFMKWIFCVFDYGNKIYKNDFSIRIFYNHEVFPLIQDGTLSSFAFSLYQKSDITYNVPFGILNRAFESIGAKNVLYKTQDLALIEDFEILELLEQFYNQASNQAYIRESNKIKTILNVLGRDFKTAIYRNF, from the coding sequence ATGCAGAGATTTGATGATTTTTTTCTCTCTTGGGTAAATGGATATTATAAAAATACTAGCATTGGGAGAGATTTTTATACAGCAGTTAGTGCAAGTAGATTTTTTGGTGGGGCAATAGCAAAATATATCCTAAAAAATCTAGAAAATGAAAATCTAAAACTACCGCTAAATATCATAGAATTTGGTGCAAATAATCTAAATCTTATCAATGATATATACGATTTTTTGGATGCTTTGAGCGTGGGTGTGATAGAAAATTGTAATTTTATTGCAGTAGAATCTAATAAAATAAATAAACCACAGAATAAAATAAAAATAATAAAAAATATAAAAGAGCTAAAAAATCTAGAATGGAATTGTTTTTTTGTAGCAAATGAGTTTTTTGATGCACTACCTTGTAACCTATATGATAATAAAAAAATAGCATATATAAATGATAATAAAATAGAATTTTTACAAAATATCATAGATAAAAATATTGTAGAAATCGCAAAAAAAGAAGGTATTACACGGGGTGAGATTCCAATAAGTTATTTTTATTTTTGCAAAGAATTAGATTCTATAAATACAAATTTTATGAAGTGGATATTTTGTGTTTTTGACTATGGAAATAAAATCTATAAAAATGATTTTAGTATCAGAATCTTTTATAATCACGAGGTATTTCCATTGATACAAGATGGCACATTGTCTAGTTTTGCATTTTCTTTATATCAAAAAAGTGATATTACATATAATGTTCCTTTTGGGATTCTAAATAGAGCATTTGAAAGCATAGGGGCAAAAAATGTGCTTTATAAAACACAAGATTTAGCTTTGATTGAAGATTTTGAGATTTTAGAGCTACTAGAGCAATTCTATAACCAAGCCTCAAATCAAGCATATATAAGAGAATCAAATAAAATAAAAACAATTTTAAATGTGCTAGGTAGAGATTTTAAAACTGCAATTTATAGGAATTTTTAA